From the Leptospira andrefontaineae genome, the window CTTTTTAAAGAATAACCTAAACAATAGGACGCTGCAGCTAATCCATAATGAAATAGATCCACTCTAGGAAGCCCTGCAATCGTTCCTACAGTTCCAATTACAAGTCCGGATAGAATGAAAAGTAAAGCCCCAGCTATTCCGTACAAAGCGGCTGTCTTATGAGAACCTTTGTATTTTTGGATACATACTACTAGAACTGCAATCAATGCGATTGCTCCGATCAACGTTGCATATAAACCCAAAGGATAAAGATAACTTAATACGGCTAAAACTAAAAGTATCAAACTAAGAAGATTCCAAGTTTTGCCGTTTATTTTACCGAAACCTGCATTAAAAAATGCGATCCCGATCCAAGGAACTCCAACCACTCCTGCAACATGCACGATAGGTCTATAGATTTGGCTGATCCAATCTCCTCCTAAAAAGAAAACCACACCTAGAAGTGCACCTAACCCGATCAAAAAAAGACCGTAGGCTCCTCCCTTTTTAGAAACATTTCCTTTAGAGGAAGATTGGACGGAAAGACCGGCCCATATGGCGAAGATTGCCAATACTAAATCAGAAATAGCAGTACTAATTTGCATGACGAACAAGGAATCCTATCCGAATCAAAATGCAAGAAGGATTCATTTTAAAATTGATTTTCCTAGAGTCTTCTTTATTCTCAGGACTTTTTATTATGAGTTTAGACTCTTGGACCTCTGGACCGGATGGTATTCGTAAAGATATTAAAAATCCCTATTCGAGCGGATGTACTTTCATTATTGGGATCTTAGCCTTTGGCGTATTCGGCAGCATTGCTTCTTTATTTTTCGGAGTCATGTTCTTAACTGCAGAGGATAAGCTCTTTCCCGGGTTTGGATTTTTCTTCTGCATCTCACTCGTAACAATTTTTATAATCACAATGAGAAGTTACAGAAAAGCTTCTCATATAGTTAAAACGATAGAGATCCAAACAAATACTTCTCTACTTTCTTTAAGAGAAACAGGTAAATCAGATGTAGAACTTTCTCTTTCCGAATTCATTTCTTATCTGGTTTTATTCAGAGCGGAAAGATCCTCTTCTACTGGGAATAGTATCAACTCGAACAGCACTTGGAAATACTGGGACATATACTTGGTATACAGAGATGGAAGTTGTATATTACTAGAAACTTTTAGAGATGGGAATTCTCTCAAAGAAGGATTAGAATTTTTTAAAACGGCACTTCCACTTCCTGTATTGGATAGATCGGATCTTAAACTCACAAATCCTGAATCAAAAGAAATCCCTTATAAACAAGATCCTAAAAAAATCGAACCTTCCGCTTGGGTAAAAACGGAATCGAAAGATCAAGGAACAAAGATCGAAATCATAGAACCTAAATCTATAGGAAAAACATTTATCACAATGTTGGTCCCCACTTTATTTTATGGGGCATGGTTCACGGTCGTAAATTCCTTTTTAGAAAATTCTGAAAATCTGATCTTTCTAATCTTCATCGTCCCATTTTCCGTTTTCTTCCTAGGGATTACTACCGTGATGACTGTTTTTATTTTATTCAGAAAAACAGAGGTAATCGCAAATTCACTCGAATTAAAACTTCGTTATTCTACTAGGATCCCGATCTTAAGCAGCTTATTGTATAAAGAAAGAAGTATCCCTCTCTCTTCTATCCGAAATGTGCGTACGATACGAATGGAACAGGACAATCAGATCCTTTGCGTTGCATTAAAATCTCCTAATGGATTAAAACAAAGAACGTTCTTGGATCTTCTGTATA encodes:
- a CDS encoding DUF6962 family protein, with amino-acid sequence MQISTAISDLVLAIFAIWAGLSVQSSSKGNVSKKGGAYGLFLIGLGALLGVVFFLGGDWISQIYRPIVHVAGVVGVPWIGIAFFNAGFGKINGKTWNLLSLILLVLAVLSYLYPLGLYATLIGAIALIAVLVVCIQKYKGSHKTAALYGIAGALLFILSGLVIGTVGTIAGLPRVDLFHYGLAAASYCLGYSLKRIG